The proteins below are encoded in one region of Micromonospora pisi:
- a CDS encoding DUF302 domain-containing protein has translation MSDQTFTSVPHQVVRWSIDTGAFFADFRARYEAAVPVLDTKRMERLRADRADWDTVLRAAVENAPHGFMRFWSADVGGTMQLAGDAGDCSAYLMGNHTIAERMYRHDPAVMLYAPLRAAIHRDELGITRFSIDQPSTRFASFDTPEITAVGEELDRKVIHLLQVLDVPVPDTLFAGPVSQ, from the coding sequence ATGTCTGACCAGACCTTCACCTCCGTCCCCCATCAGGTCGTCCGCTGGTCGATCGACACCGGTGCGTTCTTCGCGGACTTCCGCGCTCGATACGAGGCCGCCGTGCCCGTGCTGGACACGAAGCGCATGGAGCGGCTGCGCGCCGACCGGGCCGACTGGGACACTGTTCTCCGCGCTGCGGTGGAGAACGCCCCGCACGGCTTCATGCGGTTCTGGAGCGCCGACGTCGGCGGCACCATGCAGCTCGCCGGGGACGCAGGTGACTGCTCCGCCTACCTGATGGGCAACCACACCATCGCCGAGCGGATGTACCGGCACGATCCGGCAGTGATGCTCTACGCCCCGTTGCGGGCAGCGATCCACCGCGACGAGCTGGGCATCACTCGGTTCTCAATCGATCAGCCCAGCACCCGGTTCGCCAGCTTCGACACCCCGGAAATCACGGCTGTCGGGGAAGAACTGGACCGCAAAGTCATCCACTTGCTCCAGGTCCTCGATGTGCCCGTACCCGACACGCTCTTTGCCGGTCCGGTGAGCCAGTGA
- a CDS encoding TetR/AcrR family transcriptional regulator: protein MKAAVELFSRDGIHATGIAKLTGAAHVSTRTLYQHFPSKEALVSAYLERIESEPDGPAQVETALQREDLTPRERLIELFAEGSDDSRSEAVVRGCPFHNAVVEAAGTMPEATAFVERHKKELTARLIDNAAAAGAHDPEDLGRQLAVLFEGARALSTSLNDPRPFQDARTLATMLIEQATGHADEAPHRTDAPPRLISRN from the coding sequence TTGAAGGCTGCCGTCGAGCTCTTCTCGCGTGATGGCATCCATGCGACCGGCATCGCGAAGCTGACGGGCGCGGCCCACGTATCGACGCGAACCCTGTATCAGCACTTCCCGAGCAAGGAAGCGCTGGTGAGCGCCTACCTCGAACGCATCGAATCCGAGCCGGACGGGCCAGCACAGGTCGAAACCGCTCTGCAGCGCGAAGATCTGACTCCGCGCGAACGACTCATCGAGCTCTTCGCGGAGGGCTCGGACGATTCCCGGTCAGAAGCCGTGGTGAGAGGCTGCCCGTTCCACAACGCCGTGGTCGAAGCGGCCGGGACGATGCCCGAGGCGACAGCCTTCGTCGAACGCCACAAGAAAGAGCTCACTGCGAGACTGATCGACAACGCCGCGGCGGCAGGCGCCCACGACCCGGAGGACCTTGGCCGCCAGCTCGCAGTCCTGTTCGAGGGAGCGCGAGCTCTGTCGACCTCGCTGAACGACCCACGCCCATTCCAAGACGCCCGAACCCTCGCGACCATGCTGATCGAGCAGGCCACCGGTCACGCCGACGAGGCGCCGCACCGCACAGACGCTCCGCCGCGCCTAATATCTCGTAATTGA